The nucleotide sequence ATGCGTCCAAAGTTAAGCGTGAAGCGGTTGAAAATGTCGCTATTGATCTGCATAACGAATCACAGTCCTGAAGACTGAAACACAAGTGTTAACAAAAAAGATATGACCGATTTTTCTGAATTTAATGCACGTTACCAATCGGATTTAACCGATGCGGAATTTGAAACACTAGCGGTGAGAGCCGGGCAGGTTCGCACGCCTGAATGTGAACACAGTGAAGCGATTTTTCCGACCAGTAGCTATGTATTTAATTCGGCTGCCGAGGCGGCTGCGCGTTTTTCTGGTGATGTTGAAGGTAACGTTTATTCTCGTTATACCAATCCAACAGTCCGCACATTTGAAGAGCGTTTAGCCGCTTTAGAAGCGGGTGAGGCCTGTGCTGCAACTGCTTCTGGTATGGCAGCTATTTATGCCGTGTGTATGGCGCATTTAAAAACCGGTGATCACTTAATTTCTTCACGCAGCGTATTTGGTAGTACCAATGTGCTGTTTGAGAAATTCCTGAAAAAATTCGGTATTGAAGTCAGCTACGTTGATTTGCTCGATATTAATGACTGGAAAAGTGCCTTGCAGGAAAACACCAAGTTGTTTTTCCTGGAATCACCTTCCAACCCGGTAATTGAAATTGCCGATATTCCGGCCATTGCTGATCTGGCACATCAGAATGATGTGTTGCTGGTGGTCGACAATTGTTTTTGCACGCCCGCGATTCAGCAGCCATTAAAACTGGGTG is from Bacterioplanoides sp. SCSIO 12839 and encodes:
- a CDS encoding O-succinylhomoserine sulfhydrylase encodes the protein MTDFSEFNARYQSDLTDAEFETLAVRAGQVRTPECEHSEAIFPTSSYVFNSAAEAAARFSGDVEGNVYSRYTNPTVRTFEERLAALEAGEACAATASGMAAIYAVCMAHLKTGDHLISSRSVFGSTNVLFEKFLKKFGIEVSYVDLLDINDWKSALQENTKLFFLESPSNPVIEIADIPAIADLAHQNDVLLVVDNCFCTPAIQQPLKLGADLVVHSATKYIDGQGRCVGGAVVGSFELIEPVIGVLRSAGPTMSPFNAWVFTKGLETLSLRMKAHTENALALAQWLEQQPNVTKVNYCGLPSHPQYQLAQQQQSMFGGVLSFEVKGGREGAWKVVDATRMISITANLGDAKTTITHPATTTHGRLTDEERERAGISQGLLRIAVGLEGVADIQKDIAAGLNAL